Proteins from one Coffea arabica cultivar ET-39 chromosome 8c, Coffea Arabica ET-39 HiFi, whole genome shotgun sequence genomic window:
- the LOC113705994 gene encoding histone-lysine N-methyltransferase SUVR4-like gives MEEKLVKSYRITQPGFSMMNLMKDICEGFLEVGTNTIHDDIVSCADAHSSPVAPKEWETHDVLNRNVKHQLTNSERSKNNLALDDLKSSTSRSTVIVQKQHFPHDILSSTYYIDDITRGEEDLEISLINDLNNGQHPMFKYIPRNITYHRAHAKVAFSSISDDNCCSNCFGDCLSSEIRCACADNTGGKFAYLPGGIVKEEFLEDFILMNCSPHQKNLCYCEECPLERSKDSCLSGTCNGNGHLVRKFIKECWYKCGCAQGCGNRIVLRRVHRLQVFMTPEGKGWGLRTLEDLPKGAFVCEYVGEILTHMELSERNSLNTGKKNTYSVLLDAGWSTKRVLKDEETLCLDATFYGNVARFINHSCDNANLVGIPVEVETPGHHYYHLAFFTSRKVDALEELTRDYGIDFSDHTHLVNAFRCCCGSQFCRDKKA, from the exons ATGGAGGAAAAGCTTGTTAAATCATACAGAATCACCCAACCTGGTTTCTCTATGATGAATCTGATGAAAGATATATGTGAGGGCTTCTTAGAAGTGGGGACCAATACCATTCATGATGACATAGTAAGTTGTGCTGATGCACATTCCAGTCCTGTTGCACCTAAAGAATGGGAAACTCATGATGTTTTAAATAGGAATGTCAAACATCAA TTAACCAATAGTGAAAGGAGTAAAAACAACCTCGCACTTGATGATCTAAAATCTTCAACTTCAAGGAGTACGGTAATAGTTCAGAAGCAACATTTTCCTCATGACATACTGAGTTCCACTTATTATATTGATGACATTACAAGAGGGGAGGAGGATCTGGAGATTTCCTTGATAAATGACCTTAACAATGGGCAGCACCCCATGTTTAAGTATATCCCCAGGAACATAACATATCATAGAGCACATGCGAAAGTTGCTTTTTCTAGTATATCAGATGACAACTGTTGTTCCAATTGCTTCGGAGATTGTTTGTCTTCAGAAATACGTTGTGCTTGTGCTGATAATACTGGTGGTAAATTTGCTTACCTGCCAGGGGGTATTGTTAAAGAAGAGTTTCTTGAAGACTTTATTTTGATGAATTGCAGTCCCCACCAGAAAAATCTTTGCTACTGCGAAGAGTGTCCACTAGAGAGGTCCAAGGATAGTTGCTTGTCTGGCACATGCAATGGCAATGGCCATCTGGTCAGGAAGTTTATAAAAGAGTGCTGGTACAAATGTGGTTGTGCCCAGGGTTGTGGGAATCGTATTGTGCTGCGGCGCGTGCACAGATTGCAG GTTTTTATGACACCTGAAGGAAAGGGATGGGGCCTTAGAACCCTTGAAGACTTGCCTAAAGGTGCCTTTGTCTGTGAGTACGTGGGAGAAATATTGACCCACATGGAACTATCTGAAAGAAATTCGCTGAACACTGGAAAGAAAAATACATACTCTGTGCTACTAGACGCGGGCTGGTCTACTAAGCGTGTCCTCAAGGATGAGGAAACTCTTTGTTTGGATGCAACCTTTTATGGAAATGTTGCTAGATTTATCAATCACAG TTGTGACAATGCCAACTTGGTTGGGATTCCAGTTGAAGTGGAGACTCCAGGTCATCATTATTACCAT CTTGCTTTTTTCACATCAAGGAAAGTTGATGCTTTAGAGGAGTTGACTCGG GACTATGGCATTGACTTCAGTGATCATACTCACCTGGTGAACGCTTTCAGATGTTGCTGTGGTAGTCAATTTTGCCGAGACAAGAAAGCTTAA